From a region of the Leptospira kmetyi serovar Malaysia str. Bejo-Iso9 genome:
- a CDS encoding glycosyltransferase family 2 protein has translation MNAQPLPISVIIPTYNREIKVMRAIRTVLAQTKSPLEIIVVDDGSTDFTVSKIKEEFAEECARALISILPLEHKGVSRARNRGVERARGEWIAFLDSDDEWLPEKLERQWEVICKDSNIRILQSQEIWIRNGKRVNPPSYLAKKNGEIFGQSLEFCNVTPSSVILKKELYQEAGGMDEELPACEDYDLWLRITSRYPVSLLEEFLLVRYGGHEDQLSFRYPVMDRFRIYSILKLLSSHLPNEKQRILAQKILFIKWNVLRQGKVKRHSWNEEWDFLLQSTLQEGIHSSFGIRIKEFLLSQEVWTKV, from the coding sequence ATGAACGCCCAGCCGCTTCCGATTTCCGTTATCATTCCCACATACAATCGGGAAATCAAGGTGATGCGCGCGATTCGAACGGTTCTCGCGCAAACCAAGTCGCCTTTGGAAATCATCGTCGTAGACGACGGTTCCACGGATTTCACGGTTTCCAAAATCAAAGAAGAATTTGCCGAGGAATGTGCGAGAGCTTTGATCTCCATTCTTCCCTTGGAACACAAGGGCGTAAGCCGCGCGAGAAATCGAGGCGTGGAACGGGCGCGCGGAGAATGGATCGCTTTTTTGGATTCGGACGACGAATGGCTTCCCGAAAAATTGGAACGTCAATGGGAAGTTATATGCAAGGATTCGAATATAAGAATTCTTCAATCACAGGAGATCTGGATTCGAAACGGGAAAAGGGTCAATCCTCCTTCGTATCTTGCAAAAAAGAACGGAGAAATTTTCGGCCAAAGTCTGGAGTTCTGCAACGTTACGCCTTCTTCCGTGATTTTAAAAAAGGAACTCTATCAAGAAGCGGGCGGTATGGACGAGGAACTTCCCGCTTGCGAAGATTACGATCTTTGGCTCAGAATCACTTCCCGATATCCGGTTTCTCTTTTGGAGGAATTCTTACTCGTTCGATACGGCGGACACGAGGATCAGCTTTCCTTTCGATATCCGGTGATGGATCGATTTCGAATTTACTCCATTCTAAAATTATTAAGTTCTCATTTACCAAATGAGAAACAAAGAATCCTCGCGCAGAAAATTCTGTTTATAAAATGGAATGTTTTAAGGCAGGGAAAAGTCAAAAGACATTCTTGGAACGAAGAATGGGATTTTCTTTTGCAATCTACTTTGCAAGAAGGGATTCATTCTTCCTTTGGGATACGTATCAAAGAATTTCTGTTGAGCCAAGAAGTCTGGACAAAGGTTTGA
- a CDS encoding adenylate/guanylate cyclase domain-containing protein, which produces MANPIQELTKKFKNRTMDPLSYEILKSEIVRTKILCIFFTVASIIMALFFTFFRDFIDGETGGRFPYWAVLGINVSTAIYEFVVNRVFTYYLKKRKVVFPIARFGNAFAEVSSVALLIYLSAQGFESPLIALYSPAILTFFVFIILSVLRLEFWLSAFTGLIAGIEVIALALFYIPKNEIPMPIHFFNSVAPFFSKAILLFFGGVAAGLVGLQLRRSLISAMEAVQEKNKVVGMFGQYVSPDVVDRLLEQKNENFSEFKHVCVMFLDIRNFTRFSEKRSPGEVIDYLNYIFSHLIDIVNMNNGMINKFLGDGFMAVFGAPISDGGNDVKNAVMASLELLKKVEFLNQEGKIPETQIGIGLHSGEAMTGNVGSEARKEYTIIGDVVNLASRVESLNKEFGTKLLVTQAVYEEVKANVPGRHLSSIQVKGREQPVDVYELGKV; this is translated from the coding sequence ATGGCGAATCCTATCCAAGAACTGACCAAGAAGTTCAAAAACAGAACGATGGACCCGCTTTCCTACGAGATTCTAAAAAGCGAGATCGTTCGAACGAAAATTCTTTGTATCTTTTTTACGGTCGCGTCTATCATCATGGCCCTCTTTTTTACGTTCTTTCGAGATTTTATCGACGGGGAAACGGGCGGGCGTTTTCCGTATTGGGCCGTTTTGGGAATCAACGTCTCGACCGCGATTTATGAATTTGTCGTGAACCGAGTCTTCACGTATTATTTGAAAAAAAGAAAAGTGGTTTTTCCGATTGCGAGATTCGGAAACGCGTTTGCGGAAGTTTCCTCCGTGGCTCTTTTGATCTATTTGAGCGCGCAAGGTTTCGAATCCCCTTTGATCGCCTTGTATTCTCCCGCGATTCTTACGTTTTTCGTGTTCATCATCCTTTCGGTGCTTCGTCTCGAATTCTGGTTGAGCGCGTTTACGGGATTGATCGCCGGGATCGAAGTGATTGCATTAGCTCTTTTTTATATTCCAAAAAATGAAATTCCGATGCCGATCCACTTTTTCAATTCGGTGGCTCCGTTTTTTTCCAAGGCGATTCTGCTTTTTTTCGGAGGTGTGGCCGCGGGTCTTGTGGGACTTCAACTTCGTAGATCCTTGATTTCCGCTATGGAAGCCGTTCAGGAAAAAAACAAGGTGGTCGGGATGTTCGGTCAATACGTTTCGCCGGACGTCGTGGATCGTCTTCTCGAACAAAAGAACGAAAACTTTTCCGAGTTCAAACACGTATGCGTGATGTTCTTGGATATCCGTAACTTCACTCGATTCTCCGAAAAAAGATCTCCGGGAGAAGTGATCGATTATTTAAACTACATCTTTTCCCATTTGATCGATATCGTGAATATGAACAACGGTATGATCAATAAATTTCTCGGAGACGGTTTTATGGCGGTCTTCGGCGCGCCGATTTCGGACGGAGGAAACGACGTTAAGAACGCGGTGATGGCTTCCTTGGAACTGTTGAAGAAGGTCGAGTTTTTGAATCAGGAAGGAAAAATTCCAGAAACACAGATCGGAATCGGTTTGCATTCCGGCGAAGCGATGACGGGTAACGTTGGTTCCGAAGCGAGAAAGGAATATACGATCATCGGAGACGTGGTCAATCTCGCTTCGAGAGTCGAATCCTTAAACAAGGAATTCGGAACGAAACTTCTCGTAACACAAGCGGTTTACGAAGAGGTCAAAGCGAACGTTCCGGGAAGACATTTATCTTCCATTCAAGTTAAGGGAAGGGAACAACCCGTAGACGTCTACGAGTTGGGTAAGGTTTAA
- a CDS encoding YciI family protein, with protein MKQFIVVLRYLTPIETVDQYVVIHREHLSKGFERKMLLASGPQEPRTGGILIARAQSRKELEDFCHQDPFYTNGVAEYQIIEWNPVKHQKEFLEFWMN; from the coding sequence ATGAAACAGTTTATCGTAGTTCTTCGTTATCTTACGCCGATCGAAACGGTGGATCAATACGTCGTCATACACAGGGAACATTTGTCCAAAGGGTTCGAACGAAAAATGTTGCTCGCGTCCGGGCCACAGGAACCGAGAACCGGAGGAATTCTGATCGCGAGAGCGCAGTCCCGCAAAGAACTCGAAGACTTCTGTCATCAGGATCCGTTTTATACGAACGGAGTCGCCGAATACCAAATCATAGAATGGAATCCGGTCAAACATCAAAAAGAATTCCTCGAGTTCTGGATGAACTAA
- a CDS encoding metal-dependent hydrolase, with protein MPTIMTHTAVPISFWIAFGNKFIPIRLVLIGILFSILPDADVIAFKFGIPYESDWGHRGFSHSVLFAFSWSVFACILVRWFQARMEIILSFLFVSILSHGVLDAMTSGGLGVGFLIPYSSERFFFEQRPIRVSPIGVKNFLTERGIAVLKSELSVVWIPLLTISFSVFAVRKIIGRILKSGKNSSLS; from the coding sequence ATGCCGACGATCATGACGCATACCGCGGTTCCGATTTCGTTCTGGATCGCGTTCGGAAATAAATTCATTCCGATTCGTTTGGTTCTAATCGGAATCCTTTTTTCGATTCTCCCCGACGCGGACGTGATCGCGTTTAAATTCGGAATCCCCTATGAAAGTGATTGGGGCCATCGCGGATTCAGTCATTCCGTTTTGTTCGCGTTTTCTTGGAGCGTATTCGCGTGTATTCTCGTTCGTTGGTTTCAGGCGAGAATGGAAATCATACTTTCGTTTTTATTCGTTTCGATTCTTTCTCACGGAGTTCTCGACGCGATGACGAGCGGCGGACTCGGAGTCGGGTTTCTCATCCCCTATTCTTCCGAAAGATTTTTTTTCGAACAAAGACCGATCCGGGTTTCGCCCATCGGAGTCAAAAACTTCTTAACCGAACGCGGAATCGCGGTTTTAAAATCGGAACTTTCGGTCGTTTGGATTCCTCTTCTAACGATTTCTTTTTCCGTTTTTGCGGTTCGAAAAATCATCGGAAGAATTTTGAAAAGCGGAAAGAATTCTTCCCTTTCCTAA
- the ilvD gene encoding dihydroxy-acid dehydratase translates to MSDNLKKRSSMTTDGDNRAPNRAMLRAVGFTDEDFHKPMIGIASTWSEITPCNIHINRLAEKVKEGVRTAGGVPQIYGTITVSDGIMMGHEGMHFSLPSREVIADSIEIVSNAMRHDGVIAIGGCDKNMPGCLMALCRIDVPSIFVYGGTILPGNCDGHDVDIVSVFEAVGQMNAGKISREQFVRVEQSAIPGAGSCGGMYTANTMSSAIEALGMSLPGSASMPAVSSRKSDDCFEAGKALIELIKKNITPKQILTKKAFENAITVVLVLGGSTNAVLHLIAIAKEIGVDLTLEDFDRISKKTPHLADLKPGGKYAMTDLDKVGGVHGVMKYLLKEGMLHGDCLTVTGKTIAENLKDMPDLVPNQTIVRKRSEALHPSGPLVILKGNLAPDGAVAKISGLKKISITGPAKVFESEDDCFQAIMSDQIKAGDVIIIRYEGPKGGPGMREMLAVTSALVGKGLGEDVGLMTDGRFSGGTHGLVVGHISPEAFDGGPIAIVQNGDTVTIDSTKNLLQVEISQEEIDKRLKSWKPIEPRYKSGVLAKYVKLVQSATNGAITNLL, encoded by the coding sequence ATGAGCGATAACCTGAAAAAAAGAAGTTCTATGACGACCGACGGAGACAACCGCGCTCCGAACCGTGCGATGCTTCGCGCAGTCGGTTTTACGGATGAAGACTTTCACAAACCGATGATCGGAATCGCTTCCACTTGGAGCGAAATTACTCCCTGCAATATTCATATCAATCGTCTCGCAGAAAAAGTCAAGGAAGGAGTCCGCACCGCAGGAGGAGTTCCCCAAATTTACGGAACGATCACCGTTTCCGACGGAATCATGATGGGACACGAAGGAATGCACTTCTCCCTTCCTTCCCGAGAAGTGATCGCGGATTCGATCGAGATCGTTTCCAACGCGATGAGACACGACGGTGTGATCGCGATCGGCGGTTGCGATAAGAACATGCCCGGTTGTTTGATGGCCCTTTGTAGAATCGACGTTCCCTCCATCTTCGTTTACGGCGGAACGATTCTTCCCGGTAACTGCGACGGACACGACGTGGATATCGTTTCGGTTTTCGAAGCCGTCGGTCAGATGAACGCGGGAAAAATTTCCAGAGAACAATTTGTCCGTGTGGAACAAAGCGCGATCCCGGGCGCGGGAAGTTGCGGCGGAATGTATACCGCAAACACGATGTCTTCCGCGATCGAAGCGTTGGGTATGAGTTTGCCGGGTTCGGCTTCCATGCCCGCTGTGAGTTCCAGAAAATCGGACGATTGTTTCGAGGCCGGTAAGGCTTTGATCGAACTCATCAAAAAGAACATCACACCGAAACAAATTCTCACCAAAAAGGCGTTTGAAAACGCGATTACCGTAGTTCTAGTGTTAGGCGGTTCTACGAACGCGGTTCTTCACTTGATCGCGATCGCAAAAGAGATCGGCGTGGATCTGACTCTCGAAGACTTCGATCGTATCAGTAAAAAAACTCCGCACCTCGCTGACTTAAAACCGGGCGGTAAATACGCGATGACCGATCTCGACAAAGTCGGCGGCGTTCACGGCGTTATGAAATATCTTTTAAAGGAAGGAATGCTCCACGGAGATTGTTTGACCGTTACCGGTAAAACAATCGCTGAAAATCTAAAGGACATGCCGGATCTCGTTCCGAATCAGACCATCGTTCGCAAAAGATCCGAGGCTCTGCATCCTTCCGGTCCTCTCGTGATCTTAAAAGGAAACCTCGCCCCCGACGGAGCAGTTGCGAAGATCTCGGGTTTGAAAAAAATTTCCATAACTGGTCCCGCGAAAGTGTTCGAGTCCGAAGACGATTGTTTTCAGGCGATCATGAGCGATCAGATCAAAGCGGGCGACGTGATCATCATTCGTTACGAGGGTCCGAAGGGCGGTCCGGGTATGAGAGAGATGCTCGCGGTCACTTCCGCACTCGTGGGTAAGGGGCTCGGAGAGGATGTCGGTTTAATGACGGACGGAAGATTCAGCGGAGGGACTCACGGTCTTGTTGTCGGTCACATTTCTCCCGAAGCGTTCGACGGAGGTCCGATCGCGATCGTTCAAAACGGAGATACGGTGACCATCGATTCCACGAAGAATCTTCTTCAGGTGGAAATCTCTCAGGAAGAAATCGACAAACGTTTGAAATCCTGGAAACCGATCGAGCCGAGATATAAATCCGGAGTTCTCGCAAAATACGTTAAACTCGTTCAATCGGCGACTAACGGAGCGATTACGAACCTACTTTGA
- a CDS encoding nucleoside 2-deoxyribosyltransferase — protein sequence MKTIYLAGPEVFLPDAFAVLQDRKSLCTSFGFNAFSPFDSDIPPDLKKDKDLARRIFFGNLDLIRKSDIVLANCNPFRGPLVDDGTAFEIGFAFSSGKKIYGYTKEILPLPEIVKKKIPVSPHSSGYEIDSDGFLLNEDFGNCLNLMLEYSIEKSGGLLVEGGFEDCLKRIAERENR from the coding sequence TTGAAAACGATCTATCTTGCAGGACCGGAAGTTTTCTTACCGGACGCTTTTGCGGTTTTGCAAGATAGAAAATCCCTCTGTACGTCCTTCGGTTTTAACGCATTTTCCCCCTTCGATTCCGACATTCCTCCCGATCTCAAAAAAGACAAAGACCTTGCACGAAGAATTTTTTTCGGCAATCTCGATCTGATCCGTAAATCCGATATCGTATTAGCGAATTGTAATCCGTTTCGAGGTCCTCTCGTGGACGACGGCACCGCGTTCGAGATCGGTTTTGCCTTTTCTTCGGGTAAGAAAATCTATGGTTATACGAAGGAGATTCTTCCTCTTCCCGAAATCGTAAAAAAGAAAATTCCGGTCTCGCCGCATTCTTCCGGTTATGAGATCGACTCCGACGGTTTTTTGTTAAACGAAGACTTCGGTAACTGTCTCAATCTGATGTTGGAATATTCGATCGAAAAATCGGGCGGACTTCTTGTGGAAGGCGGATTCGAGGATTGTTTAAAACGAATCGCGGAAAGGGAGAATCGTTAG